AGCGACGTTCTCTCACCGGCGGACGGTGCCCCgggccccggcggggcggggctggCGCTGGCGGCTCCGGGGGTAGCGGGGGCGGGAGCGATGGGCTTGTAGGACATCCCCGACGgccgcccgccgctcccggATCCCTGGAGCCCCGCGGCGGGGGTCGGCGTGCGGCCCCCGCGCTCGCCCCGCCGGTTGTATCGCCGGTGCCCGCCTCTCTTCAGCTCAGCTCGGCCCCGCTCGGCCCGGCGGGAAGCCGGGAACCGGAGCGGAGCGCGGCGGCCCCGGTTCCCGGTAGCGCTGCGCGGCCCCGGCCTGACCCGGGTCTCTCccccctccgccgccgccggcgcTCGCGGTGATGACGCAGCCGCGTCACGAGCGCGACGTCATCACGCCGCCGCGCGCCCGCCGGCCGGTCACCGTGGAGACACGCGGCGTCGGCCCCGCCCCCTCGGTGCCTCTCCGCCCACGTGACTGCGGTCGAGGCCACGCCCCCTCGTTCGGCGGGTCCCCCCTCAGGGTCACGTGACCGAccggcgccgccgcctcgggggcgcggggggggcACCGGGAGCGGCACCGCCGGGCTCCCCCCGCCGCCAGGAGCCCCCgtgccaccccacagccccgAGCCGGCGCCGGTCAGGGCGTCCCGACTCTGCGGGGGTGAACCCCGGCCCGGAGTTCGGGGAACCGGCCGCACGCGCCGGCCGTGCATACCCGGAGCCCTGTGCCCGCGGTCCCGGCTCCCTGCGGGGCTCCCGTGAGACACAGTGTGAGCCCAGGGTTTTGGGGGATACCTGTGGATGGCACGATCACGAATAAACTCTTtggaaaaaacataaaacacaaCCCATAAGTCTGTAGAGAGAGTTTTATCATTTCAAAAGGGCAAAATTGGCCCCAAaactgcagccagggcagggatggtacctacagcagccctgcctgcagctggctgaggcCCTTCCACCCAGTAATGCTTTATTTCTCTCCTGGAGGGTCTCCTAGTagggctgccaggagcctcccctgtgctggtggctgccGGAACACCCATGAGTGTCTGTGCCAGCCCCAAAAGGGAAGGGATGCCTCACCCTAGGTGGGTCTGGGGTGGGTCAAACCATGGTGACGGGGCAGGTTATGCTGTGCAGTTTGCATTAAACCTGATGTGGGGGGAGCCTGAGGGGCTCAGTGCGGCACACAGATGGGAATGGAGGCTGGAGGGAcgagcagcagggatggggcacagctgaaGGAGAGGGGGCCACAATGGTGTGACTTTTAGGGTGAGGTTCGGGTGGGAAGGGGGATGatgcagggagagagcagagatgaGGGCAATAGCAGTCGAAGCTCAGCTGAGCCTGTGCAGAAAAGGGTCCTGACTTCAGCTCCGGTGCCTCCCACCAGTCAGACCTCAGCATCGGAGCAGCTCCGGCACCCAGCCTCACCCCAGGCACGGGCACCGCTGtgccagcgctgccccagcccctggagctgggggtcCCTCTGTGGCCCCCTTGTCTTCGTAAGGCACGGGGAGCTCGGGTCCCGCGTTGGCACACACCGCCCTCAGCGCGACATCATCCGCACAAACTCTGCCAGGGGGGGAGAAACACACCTGGAACATCCCAGATGTCCCTGGGGGCACTCCtggccccttccctgctcctacCTTCGAAGTCCACCAGGCCATCACCATTGAGATCCACGTCCTTGAGGATCTCATCCACCTCCCGGTAGttgagctgctgccccaggagcttGCGCATGGCCTCCCGCAGCTCCGCCATGCTGATCTGTCCGTCCCCGTTGGTGTCAAACTACGGACAAGGTCCCGTTGCCACCGGCCACCCCTGGAACGCTGGCAGCCTACCTGTCTGTCCCCACGGCCCCCGTACCTCACGGAAGGCGTCACGCAGCTCCTTGATCCCAATCATATCCGCTGTCTCCGCCAGCATCTTGGGGCCCATCAGCTCCACGAAATCATCAAAATCCACCTTGCCCCCGGCTGCGGCAGGAGAGCGGTGTCAGCGGGGCAGGGGGCAGGGACTGACGGGCACCCGCTGCCCCACCACGTACTGATCTGCTGGGACAGCTCGATGAGCTCCATCTCCGTGGGCATGTAGCCCATGGTCCGCATGCACTCGCCCAGGTCCTTGTAGCTGATGTAGCCGTCGTGGTCCTTGTCGAACTCCCGGAACGCCTGCTtcagctctggggacaccacGGCGTCACCACCGGCACCCCGGCACCGCCACCCACCCGAGCGGGACCCCCTCCCCAGCGCCTCACCTTCTATCTCCTCAGGCCGCAGCTCCCGGTCCTGGGGAAGAGAGAACGGGAAGAGACGAAGGAGGGGTCCTACTCCCGGGGATCCCACAGGGATCCTGCCCTAAGCCCCCCGGGGAGCACGGGCAGCACACGGGGAGGGGACGGCGGCGTACCCGTTGGGTGATGGCGATGCTCTGCCGCAGGAATATGCAGGCCGGCCccaccagcccctgcagcaccgAGTATCCCTGCATCGGGGGGGTCTGCGCCGCGTCCAGCACGTCCTCGGGGTCCCCTGCGCCGGAGCCTGGAGCGCCCGAGCGTGGCTTCCCATCCTGCGGGTGGAGCAGGCGTCAGCGGCGAGGGGGGGCCAAGCAGGGACCcccccctttctcctcctcctcctcctgccccgcGGGGTGCCGCAGCCCTGCCGTACCTTGGGGAGCCGCCGCTCAGGGGTCTTGGTGCAGTTGCCCATGGCTGGGGGCTGCCCCCGCGCCGCAGGACATGCCTGGCCCCGGGGGGGGCTGGCTGGCGCAGACCGCGGGGCTGCCACCGGGGATTTGAGGTTTTTATGGAATATCTGGGGATATGCAGGGCAGGCACGGGGGGGCGGGTGCCGCGCCCGCGTGCATAATCCTCCGGATTATTCCCCGCTCGGCCGCCCTGCTCCAGATGTGGGCAGCCGCCCAGCTGTTCCCCGGTCCCGCAGCCTCCCTGCGAGGGCACGCAGCATCCCCGGCACCCACCGTGCCCCGGCCCCGTCCCCGCCGCCGGTTACCTGCCCAAAAGCGGGGGGCGGCCGGAGCCCCGGCTCCTCGGCAGCCCGCCGAAGCTCCGCGGGGGACGCACCACTACGGCTTAATCTCCCCTGGCTCCCCGCAGTGCCCGCGGTGCCGGGACCCCTGAGCCGCGGGGCCGAGCGGGAGCCGCGGGCACCCCTGCGGCCGGGACCGTGGTGCCGGGGGGTGCCCCGGCAGGAGGGGGGCACGGGGCTGCCGGCGCCGCGCCGCTGCGGGCCGCGGAAGAGGAAGAACATTCCGCCCGCTCCCGCTCCTTCTCCCCACCACCGGGGCCAAGCAGGAGGAAACCGGATCGCCCCGGACCTGCGCTCGTCCCTCGCAGGGACGAGGCCAGCGCCGTCTCCGGGACCCGCCGCGGAGCGCAGGAGATCGGGTGGAGCGCGGCGACCCCCCGGGGCGCTGGGGCGGGGGAGCGGGGCgccccggggggctccgggggggcgggcggggggctcCGGTTTCAGCGCCGAAACCCGACCCGGGCCCGGGCGCGGGGCACGTGCCGGCGCGCCGCCAGCCAGGCCACGCCCCCTCGGCGCCACGAGCCCGCCTTGCGAACGCGCCCCCCGCtctggccccgccccctccgcgcggccccgccccaCACCGGCCCCGGTCCGGCCTCTCTCGTGACGTCACTGCCGCGCCGCCGGCGCTCCCCCCTGACGTCACCGCGGGGGCGGCTGAAGGTGACGGTGGTcggtcccggtgccggtgcccccCGCCATGGCcggcaggcagctgctggcgCTGCGGCGCCTGCCCGCCGCCTCCTTCTCGGTGAGCGGGGACGCGGCGGGGATCGCCGGGACCATGCGGGACGGGTCCCGGTGTTGCCGGTGCTGAATGCGTGTGTCCCTGCAGACGGCGCCCAAGAAGACGCAGTTCGGGTCGCTGCGGGATGAGGACCGGATCTTCACCAACCTCTACGGGCGGCACGACTGGCGGTGAGTAGCGGGAGCAGCGTGGGGAGGGCCGGTGCCCCGTGCCCGGTGCCACGGTGCCCGGTGCCCGCAGGCTGCAGGGCGCGCTGCGCCGCGGCGACTGGTACAAGACGAAGGAGATCCTGCTCAAGGGCGTGGACTGGATCCTCGGAGAGATCAAGACctcggggctgcggggccgcggcggcgccGGGTTCCCCACCGGCCTCAAGTGGAGCTTCATGAACAAACCCCCGGACGGCAGGTGAGACCGGGACCGCCCGCAGCTCCGGGAGCGCGGCCCCCGCCTGTGGCGAGCCCCCGCTGACGCGAGCCGCCCGCAGACCCAAGTACCTGGTGGTGAACGCGGACGAGGGCGAGCCGGGCACCTGCAAGGACCGGGAGATCATGCGGCACGACCCGCACAAGCTGCTGGAGGGCTGCCTGGTGGCGGGGCGGGCCATGGGCGCCCGCGCCGCCTACATCTACATCCGCGGCGAGTTCTACAACGAGGCCTCGAACCTGCAGGTGAGGGGAGCGCCCCACAGCCGCCCCGCACCCCCCGGCGTGGCTCGGGGCGCCCCGGGCTCACGCCCTGCCCCGCTGCAGGTGGCCATCCGGGAGGCCTACGAGGCCGGGCTGCTGGGCGGCGATGCCTGCGGGTCGGGGTACGCCTTTGACGTGTTCGTGGTGCGCGGCGCCGGCGCCTACATCTGCGGGGAGGAGACGGCGCTCATCGAGTCCATCGAGGGCAAGCAGGGGAAGCCCCGCCTCAAGCCCCCCTTCCCCGCTGACGTGGGTACGgccccacagctctgtcctgagTTCCCGGCTGCCGCCCCAAAACAACTGTCCCCGGGACACggtcctgctgcagggaccaTGCCACATCCAACGCCACATCCATTAAGAGCTCCCACTGTTTCACAGACCACATACCAT
This region of Motacilla alba alba isolate MOTALB_02 chromosome 5, Motacilla_alba_V1.0_pri, whole genome shotgun sequence genomic DNA includes:
- the CABP2 gene encoding calcium-binding protein 2 isoform X1, whose translation is MFFLFRGPQRRGAGSPVPPSCRGTPRHHGPGRRGARGSRSAPRLRGPGTAGTAGSQGRLSRSGASPAELRRAAEEPGLRPPPAFGQDGKPRSGAPGSGAGDPEDVLDAAQTPPMQGYSVLQGLVGPACIFLRQSIAITQRDRELRPEEIEELKQAFREFDKDHDGYISYKDLGECMRTMGYMPTEMELIELSQQITGGKVDFDDFVELMGPKMLAETADMIGIKELRDAFREFDTNGDGQISMAELREAMRKLLGQQLNYREVDEILKDVDLNGDGLVDFEEFVRMMSR
- the CABP2 gene encoding calcium-binding protein 2 isoform X2, translating into MGNCTKTPERRLPKDGKPRSGAPGSGAGDPEDVLDAAQTPPMQGYSVLQGLVGPACIFLRQSIAITQRDRELRPEEIEELKQAFREFDKDHDGYISYKDLGECMRTMGYMPTEMELIELSQQITGGKVDFDDFVELMGPKMLAETADMIGIKELRDAFREFDTNGDGQISMAELREAMRKLLGQQLNYREVDEILKDVDLNGDGLVDFEEFVRMMSR